A single window of Pseudarthrobacter defluvii DNA harbors:
- a CDS encoding GntR family transcriptional regulator — protein sequence MALIGCRQASLEYAESGKFSETGNRRNREMVAVETVDGTGRALTAAELAELLRTAIVSGELVPNQRLVEGDLAAEYGASRGNIRVALSELSVEGLVERVQNRGARVRAVSVDEAVEITEVRAALEALCARKAAERATDTDIAELQELADRMKGAVDRGDRESYSEGNQAMHEKIIAMSAQKTAASTIQRLRGQAVRFQFRLARQPGRPAVSLPQHLAVIDAVCAHDPDAAAEAMRVHLESVADAIRASNK from the coding sequence ATGGCTCTCATCGGGTGCCGGCAGGCAAGTCTGGAGTACGCTGAATCCGGAAAATTCAGCGAAACTGGCAACCGGCGGAACAGGGAGATGGTGGCTGTGGAGACCGTGGATGGAACGGGCCGGGCCCTCACCGCTGCCGAGCTCGCGGAGCTGCTGCGCACCGCCATTGTCAGCGGGGAACTCGTCCCCAACCAGCGCCTGGTGGAGGGTGACCTCGCTGCCGAGTATGGAGCGAGCCGTGGAAACATCAGGGTGGCGCTCTCGGAGCTGAGCGTCGAAGGCCTCGTGGAACGTGTCCAGAACCGGGGAGCCCGGGTGCGGGCCGTCTCAGTGGACGAGGCGGTTGAAATCACCGAGGTTCGCGCCGCCCTCGAGGCGCTGTGCGCGCGCAAGGCCGCCGAGCGGGCCACCGACACTGACATCGCTGAGCTGCAGGAGCTGGCTGACCGGATGAAGGGCGCCGTGGATCGAGGGGACCGCGAGTCCTACTCCGAAGGCAACCAGGCGATGCACGAAAAGATCATTGCCATGAGCGCGCAAAAGACCGCCGCCTCAACAATCCAGCGGCTGCGCGGACAGGCGGTCCGCTTCCAGTTCCGCCTGGCCCGCCAGCCGGGCCGCCCTGCCGTCTCCCTCCCGCAGCACCTGGCTGTCATCGATGCCGTCTGCGCCCATGATCCTGACGCCGCGGCCGAAGCCATGCGCGTCCACCTGGAAAGCGTCGCGGACGCAATCCGCGCCAGCAACAAATAG
- the ligK gene encoding 4-carboxy-4-hydroxy-2-oxoadipate aldolase/oxaloacetate decarboxylase has translation MQELGVVHTTITRAAEDAVKALSAFGVSTVHEAMGRLGLMRPYIRPVYPGATMCGPAVTVLLQPGDNWMLHVAAEQLRPGDVVVAGCTTECEDGFFGELLATSLRAKGAAGLVIDGGCRDVAALQAMDFPVFSRAINSKGTVKATLGSVNIPVVCANALVNPGDVVIADVDGVVVVPAARAADVAAAARKREDNEKVKRERFANGELGLDIYSMRGPLEAAGLRYID, from the coding sequence ATGCAGGAACTGGGCGTGGTCCACACCACCATCACCCGGGCGGCGGAAGATGCCGTCAAGGCACTCTCCGCGTTCGGGGTCAGCACTGTCCATGAAGCCATGGGCCGGCTGGGGCTCATGCGCCCCTATATCCGCCCGGTCTACCCCGGCGCCACCATGTGCGGTCCCGCGGTCACAGTCCTGCTCCAGCCGGGTGACAACTGGATGCTGCATGTTGCGGCCGAACAGCTCCGGCCCGGCGACGTGGTGGTGGCAGGGTGCACCACCGAATGCGAGGACGGCTTCTTCGGCGAATTGCTGGCGACCTCACTCCGGGCGAAGGGCGCAGCCGGCCTGGTGATCGACGGCGGCTGCCGGGATGTTGCAGCACTGCAGGCCATGGATTTCCCCGTCTTCAGCCGCGCCATCAACTCCAAAGGCACCGTCAAGGCGACCCTCGGTTCCGTAAACATCCCGGTGGTCTGTGCCAACGCCCTGGTCAACCCGGGGGACGTGGTGATTGCCGACGTCGACGGCGTGGTCGTGGTCCCCGCAGCCCGGGCTGCTGACGTGGCGGCGGCGGCCCGGAAGCGCGAGGACAACGAAAAAGTTAAGCGGGAGCGCTTCGCCAACGGGGAGCTGGGACTGGACATCTACAGCATGCGCGGGCCGCTCGAAGCGGCGGGGCTGCGTTACATCGACTAA
- a CDS encoding thiolase family protein has translation MNQAFVYDAVRTPFGKCGSGLASVRPDDLAAHVIKESVKRAPSLDVERIDEVVFGNANGAGEENRNIARMGTLLAGLPVSIPGTTVNRLCGSSLDAAIIASRQINAGDADLMLVGGAESMSRAPWVLPKTEKPYPAGDMTLASTTLGWRLVNKAMPKEWTISLGEATERLREKYGVTREAQDEFAAASHNLSAAAWDEGFYDNLVAPVPGTDLVRDEGIRPGSTAEKLAALKTVFRKEPEGAEVGGTVTAGNASPLSDGASAAWIGSEAAAGLLGLEPLARIAGRGAHANDPQYFGYAPVEAANKALAKAGISWDQVGAVELNEAFAAQSLACINAWGIDHSIVNRHGGAIAMGHPLGASGTRILGTLARSLQASGERWGVAAICIGVGQGLAVVLENVTASNGRA, from the coding sequence GTGAACCAGGCTTTTGTGTACGACGCTGTGCGCACCCCGTTCGGCAAGTGTGGCTCCGGCCTTGCCAGCGTCCGTCCGGACGATCTTGCCGCGCACGTGATCAAGGAATCCGTAAAGCGGGCGCCGTCCCTCGACGTTGAGCGGATCGATGAGGTGGTGTTCGGCAACGCGAACGGTGCCGGTGAGGAGAACCGCAACATCGCCCGGATGGGCACGCTGCTGGCCGGGCTCCCGGTTTCCATCCCGGGCACCACGGTGAACCGGCTCTGCGGTTCCTCCCTGGATGCCGCGATCATTGCCTCCCGCCAGATCAACGCCGGCGACGCGGACCTGATGCTCGTGGGCGGCGCGGAGTCGATGTCCCGCGCCCCGTGGGTTTTGCCGAAGACGGAGAAGCCGTACCCGGCCGGGGACATGACCCTGGCGTCCACCACGCTGGGCTGGCGCCTGGTGAACAAGGCCATGCCCAAGGAGTGGACCATCTCCCTGGGCGAGGCCACCGAGCGGCTGCGCGAAAAGTACGGCGTGACCCGCGAGGCGCAGGATGAGTTTGCCGCCGCCTCGCACAACCTGTCCGCCGCCGCTTGGGACGAAGGGTTCTATGACAACCTCGTGGCCCCGGTGCCCGGCACGGACCTGGTCCGGGACGAGGGCATCCGTCCCGGCAGCACCGCCGAAAAGTTGGCCGCGCTGAAAACCGTGTTCCGGAAAGAGCCCGAGGGCGCCGAGGTGGGCGGCACGGTCACCGCTGGCAACGCATCCCCGCTGTCCGACGGCGCCTCCGCGGCCTGGATCGGCAGCGAGGCTGCCGCCGGGCTGCTGGGGCTGGAGCCGCTGGCCCGGATCGCCGGGCGCGGCGCGCACGCCAACGATCCGCAGTACTTCGGCTACGCCCCCGTCGAGGCGGCGAACAAAGCCCTCGCAAAGGCGGGCATCAGCTGGGACCAGGTGGGCGCCGTCGAACTTAACGAAGCCTTCGCCGCGCAGTCCCTGGCCTGCATCAACGCCTGGGGCATCGACCACTCGATCGTGAACCGGCACGGCGGCGCCATCGCCATGGGCCACCCGCTGGGTGCTTCCGGGACCCGGATCCTGGGCACCCTTGCCCGGTCCCTGCAGGCCTCCGGCGAACGCTGGGGCGTGGCCGCCATCTGCATCGGCGTGGGCCAGGGCCTGGCGGTCGTGCTCGAGAACGTCACCGCTTCAAATGGAAGGGCCTAA
- the pcaC gene encoding 4-carboxymuconolactone decarboxylase, which yields MSANDPRHGVVQPGATSQEIYDGGMAVRREVLGDAHVDRANANKDEFTEDFQDMITRIAWGGIWTRPGLTRQMRSAVTITAMVAHGHWEELAMHIRAALRNGLSRDEIKEILLQTAIYCGVPSANTAFKTAQQVFREMDTTP from the coding sequence GTGAGCGCAAACGATCCCCGCCACGGAGTGGTCCAGCCCGGCGCCACCAGCCAGGAGATTTACGACGGCGGCATGGCAGTCCGGCGCGAAGTCCTGGGCGATGCGCACGTGGACCGGGCCAACGCCAACAAGGATGAGTTCACCGAGGACTTCCAGGACATGATCACCCGCATCGCGTGGGGCGGCATCTGGACCCGGCCCGGCCTGACCCGCCAGATGCGCTCGGCCGTGACCATCACGGCCATGGTGGCGCACGGCCACTGGGAGGAGCTGGCCATGCACATCCGCGCTGCCCTCCGGAACGGCCTCAGCAGGGACGAGATCAAGGAAATCCTGCTGCAGACCGCCATCTACTGCGGAGTTCCCTCCGCCAACACCGCCTTCAAGACCGCCCAGCAGGTCTTTCGAGAAATGGATACCACCCCGTGA
- a CDS encoding amidohydrolase family protein: MIIDIHGHYTTAPAALGEWRERQVAALQDALPAPSRADLKISDDELRQSVEANQLRLMDHRGIDLTVFSPRASFMAHHIGAFETSAEWAGLCNELCYRVSRLYPERFVPAAMLPQSPGVDPATCLPELTRCVEDYGAVAVNLNPDPSGGHWTAPPLTDRYWYPIYEKMVEYGIPAMVHVSTSVNPAFHTTGAHYLNADTTAFMQLIQGDLFADFPTLKLVIPHGGGAVPYHWGRFRGLAMALGKPALEEHLLGNVFFDTCVYHQPGIDLLLEVIPTQNILFASEMIGAVRDIDPWTGHHFDDTARYIDDAGLDEAELAAIQEHNARSVYPRLDALLKQQGR; the protein is encoded by the coding sequence ATGATCATTGACATCCACGGCCACTACACCACGGCCCCGGCCGCCCTTGGGGAGTGGCGTGAGCGGCAGGTTGCGGCCCTGCAGGATGCTTTGCCGGCGCCATCACGGGCCGACCTGAAAATCTCCGACGACGAACTCCGCCAGAGCGTCGAAGCGAACCAGCTGCGCCTCATGGACCACCGCGGCATCGACCTCACTGTCTTCTCGCCCCGGGCGTCGTTCATGGCCCACCACATCGGTGCATTCGAGACCTCCGCCGAGTGGGCCGGGCTCTGCAACGAACTCTGCTACCGGGTCAGCCGGCTCTACCCCGAACGGTTTGTCCCGGCCGCGATGCTTCCGCAGTCCCCCGGCGTGGACCCAGCCACCTGCCTTCCGGAACTCACCCGCTGCGTGGAGGACTACGGGGCCGTGGCCGTGAACCTGAACCCGGACCCGTCCGGAGGCCATTGGACCGCACCCCCGCTCACGGACCGGTACTGGTACCCCATCTACGAGAAAATGGTGGAGTACGGCATCCCCGCCATGGTCCATGTAAGCACCAGTGTGAACCCGGCCTTCCACACCACCGGCGCCCACTACCTCAATGCCGACACCACCGCGTTCATGCAGCTCATCCAGGGGGACCTGTTCGCGGACTTCCCCACCCTGAAGCTCGTCATCCCCCACGGCGGCGGTGCAGTGCCCTACCACTGGGGACGCTTCCGGGGCCTTGCCATGGCCCTGGGGAAGCCCGCGCTGGAAGAACACCTGCTGGGGAACGTCTTCTTCGACACCTGCGTCTACCACCAACCCGGCATCGACCTGCTCCTGGAAGTGATCCCAACGCAAAACATCCTGTTTGCCTCAGAAATGATCGGCGCCGTCCGGGACATCGATCCCTGGACCGGCCACCACTTCGACGACACCGCGCGGTACATCGACGACGCCGGCCTTGACGAGGCCGAACTCGCTGCCATCCAGGAGCACAACGCACGCAGCGTCTATCCGCGCCTTGACGCCCTGCTTAAACAGCAGGGCCGCTGA
- a CDS encoding IclR family transcriptional regulator domain-containing protein: MIDAAGTDTQAAPQASDQYVQSLARGLAVIRAFDAERPVMTLSEVAARTGLTRATARRFLHTLVELGYVRTDGKTFALTAKVLQLGYAYLSGLSLPQLAQPHLEELSLKLGESTSAAVLDGTDIAYIARVTTRRIMTIGITVGTRFPAYATSMGRVLLAHLPPADLKAYLAAADIKPLTPRALGTVPELLAVLETVRAEGWCRLNQELELGLMSVAAPVYDGTKVVAAVNVSLQAQSVEAKPDPDAYLAAVAQEIVATAKLISADLTARG; encoded by the coding sequence ATGATTGACGCCGCAGGTACCGACACCCAGGCCGCTCCGCAGGCCAGCGACCAGTACGTCCAGTCGCTGGCGCGTGGCCTCGCCGTGATCCGTGCCTTCGACGCCGAGCGCCCGGTGATGACGCTGTCCGAGGTTGCTGCCCGGACCGGGCTGACCCGGGCCACCGCACGCCGGTTCCTGCACACCCTGGTGGAGCTCGGCTATGTGCGCACCGACGGCAAGACCTTCGCGCTGACGGCCAAGGTCCTCCAGCTGGGTTACGCCTACCTTTCGGGGCTGTCCCTGCCGCAGCTGGCGCAACCGCATCTCGAGGAGCTGTCCCTGAAACTGGGGGAGTCCACGTCCGCCGCCGTGCTGGACGGAACGGACATCGCCTACATCGCCAGGGTCACCACCCGCCGCATCATGACCATCGGGATCACCGTGGGAACAAGGTTCCCGGCCTACGCCACATCGATGGGCAGGGTGCTCCTTGCGCACCTTCCGCCCGCGGACCTCAAGGCCTACCTGGCGGCCGCGGACATCAAGCCGCTCACTCCGCGCGCCCTGGGAACAGTTCCCGAGCTGCTCGCCGTTCTGGAAACCGTCCGCGCAGAGGGCTGGTGCCGGCTCAACCAGGAACTGGAACTGGGCCTCATGTCCGTCGCGGCGCCCGTGTATGACGGGACCAAGGTGGTGGCCGCCGTCAACGTGTCCCTGCAGGCCCAGTCCGTGGAAGCCAAGCCGGACCCGGACGCCTACCTCGCAGCGGTGGCGCAGGAGATCGTGGCCACGGCGAAGCTTATTTCGGCGGACCTCACCGCCCGCGGCTGA
- a CDS encoding 3-oxoacid CoA-transferase subunit B, producing MSLTETSLQTSATPLGRDDLAKLVARDIAPGSFVNLGIGQPTLVSNYLTEEQNITLHTENGMLGMGPEATGDQIDGDLINAGKIPVTELPGASYLHHADSFAIMRGGHLDICVLGAFQVSATGDLANWHTGAPGAIPAVGGAMDLATGAKDVFVMMTLLTREGVSKIVESCSYPITGVGCVTRVYTDKGVFLTGPGGVTVRETFGCTLEELQELVPVSLTAASAVGTPDEGAP from the coding sequence ATGAGCCTGACCGAAACCTCCCTCCAGACGTCCGCCACGCCCCTGGGCCGCGATGACCTGGCCAAGCTGGTGGCCCGGGACATCGCACCGGGGTCCTTCGTGAACCTGGGCATCGGCCAGCCCACCCTGGTGTCCAACTACCTCACCGAGGAACAGAACATCACCCTCCACACGGAGAACGGGATGCTCGGCATGGGCCCGGAGGCAACGGGCGACCAGATCGACGGCGACCTCATCAACGCCGGTAAGATCCCCGTCACCGAACTCCCGGGTGCGTCCTACCTCCATCACGCGGATTCCTTCGCGATCATGCGCGGCGGACACCTGGACATCTGCGTACTGGGCGCCTTCCAGGTCTCCGCCACCGGTGACCTCGCCAACTGGCACACCGGCGCACCCGGTGCCATTCCCGCCGTCGGGGGTGCCATGGACCTGGCCACCGGAGCCAAGGACGTCTTCGTGATGATGACGCTTCTGACACGCGAGGGCGTTTCCAAGATCGTGGAGTCCTGCAGCTACCCGATCACCGGCGTCGGCTGCGTGACCCGCGTCTACACGGACAAGGGCGTCTTCCTCACCGGACCCGGGGGTGTCACCGTCCGGGAAACCTTCGGCTGCACGCTCGAGGAACTCCAGGAACTGGTGCCGGTCTCGCTCACGGCCGCGTCCGCCGTCGGAACCCCGGATGAAGGCGCGCCCTAG
- a CDS encoding MmcQ/YjbR family DNA-binding protein has protein sequence MVNEEDVRQAALALPGVTERSSWGQPAWFAKTLLARIWEPGVLTVKTAERQALAGTEPDTFFWTPHHERSPQLVLVRLERIDQALLAELLEDSYRLAGG, from the coding sequence ATGGTCAACGAGGAGGATGTCAGGCAGGCTGCCCTCGCGCTGCCGGGCGTGACGGAACGGTCCAGCTGGGGACAGCCCGCGTGGTTTGCCAAGACCCTGCTGGCCCGCATTTGGGAGCCCGGCGTCCTCACCGTCAAGACAGCAGAGCGCCAGGCGCTGGCCGGCACCGAACCGGACACCTTTTTCTGGACGCCGCACCACGAACGCTCACCCCAGTTGGTGCTGGTCCGCCTGGAACGGATCGACCAGGCGCTCCTGGCGGAACTGCTCGAGGATTCCTACCGGCTGGCAGGCGGCTAA
- a CDS encoding 3-oxoacid CoA-transferase subunit A, which translates to MLNFVDTVQDAVAGIKDGSTVMIGGFGNAGQPFELIDALLECGATDLTVVNNNAGQGDQGLALLIKEGRVKKMICSFPRQSDSWHFDAKYKAGEIELELVPQGNLAERIRAAGAGIGGFFTPTGYGTMLAEGKETRFLDGKWQVFETPIHADVALIKALKADGKGNLVYRKTARNFGPIMAAAAKHTIVQVSEIVPTGGLDPENVVTPGIYVNSIVKVARSGSAAEKAA; encoded by the coding sequence ATGCTGAACTTCGTTGATACCGTCCAGGACGCCGTGGCCGGCATCAAGGACGGTTCCACCGTGATGATCGGCGGGTTCGGAAACGCCGGGCAGCCGTTCGAACTCATCGATGCACTGCTGGAATGCGGGGCCACGGACCTGACCGTGGTGAACAACAACGCCGGCCAGGGCGACCAGGGCCTCGCCCTGCTGATCAAGGAAGGCCGGGTGAAGAAGATGATCTGCTCCTTCCCGCGGCAGTCCGACTCCTGGCACTTCGACGCCAAGTACAAGGCCGGCGAGATCGAACTCGAGCTCGTTCCGCAGGGCAACCTCGCCGAGCGGATCCGCGCCGCAGGGGCCGGCATCGGCGGGTTCTTCACCCCCACCGGCTACGGCACCATGCTGGCCGAGGGCAAGGAAACCCGGTTCCTGGACGGCAAGTGGCAGGTGTTCGAAACCCCCATCCACGCTGACGTCGCCCTAATCAAGGCGCTGAAGGCTGACGGCAAAGGCAACCTCGTTTACCGCAAGACCGCCAGGAACTTCGGTCCGATCATGGCCGCGGCCGCGAAACATACCATTGTCCAGGTCTCAGAGATCGTGCCCACCGGCGGGCTGGACCCGGAGAACGTGGTCACGCCCGGCATCTACGTCAACAGCATCGTAAAAGTTGCCCGCAGCGGCAGCGCGGCAGAAAAGGCGGCCTGA